A genomic window from Eleginops maclovinus isolate JMC-PN-2008 ecotype Puerto Natales chromosome 9, JC_Emac_rtc_rv5, whole genome shotgun sequence includes:
- the creb3l3a gene encoding cyclic AMP-responsive element-binding protein 3-like protein 3-A, translating to MEDYPDQGCDGIELLDWLFDQNDGILRHEEPGRHGNHLTWPVQDPNMLQPAEKADDDFLNALLSGSDSVSGSPLWSPSHSDSGISEDPPSDQMDSPQRPESPPGDTQYFASRSQTKADLEANFSLDLNGWGPGFPNDRMRITPYPFDVHRPQLSSSFPLTVKDLLLSGTPEPAPHTSQQSIQELILNEDEKKLLAKEGVTLPGQLPLTKYEERILKKIRRKIRNKQSAQESRKKKKEYIDGLESRMAACNAHNQELQRKVSQLQKCNMSLMEQLRRLQALVMNTSNKPAQTGTCVLVLLLSFSLILFPNLKPFSDTKVSQEDFSPVRIQSRSLQNLEASRVLHVTESPFSAEDESEPLHRHLPGDRGLEDITTMMGELHVNQDQSNLEPMSLNSSQEKGMGHFHVDPITGHIATLTLDPRRSARLRPHADDM from the exons GGCTGTGATGGCATTGAACTGCTCGATTGGCTGTTTGATCAAAACGATGGAATTCTCCGTCATGAGGAACCAGGACGCCATGGCAACCATCTCACCTGGCCGGTCCAGGACCCAAAT ATGCTGCAGCCGGCCGAGAAGGCAGATGATGACTTCCTCAATGCCCTATTGAGTGGGAGTGATTCTGTATCAGGCTCGCCTCTGTGGTCCCCTTCTCACAGCGACAGTGGGATCAGTGAGGACCCCCCCTCAGACCAGATGGACAGCCCTCAGCGGCCCGAGAGCCCCCCTGGGGACACTCAGTATTTTGCTTCCAGGTCACAAACCAAGGCAGATCTGGAAGCCAACTTCTCCCTTGACCTCA ATGGCTGGGGTCCCGGATTCCCAAACGACAGGATGAGGATCACACCATATCCTTTTGATGTGCACAGGCCGCAGCTGTCCTCCAGCTTCCCGCTGACTGTCAAGGATCTGCTCCTGTCTGGCACACCAGAGCCT GCCCCACACACTTCCCAACAATCCATCCAAGAGTTGATTCTCAATGAAGATGAGAAGAAACTTCTGGCAAAGGAGGGGGTGACCCTGCCCGGCCAGCTCCCTCTCACAAAG TACGAAGAAAGAATACTGAAGAAAATACGCAGGAAGATTCGCAATAAGCAGTCTGCTCAGGAGAgccggaagaagaagaaagagtaTATTGATGGACTGGAGAGCAG GATGGCTGCCTGCAATGCACACAAccaggagctgcagaggaaggtTTCCCAGCTGCAGAAATGCAACAT GTCACTGATGGAGCAGTTGCGAAGGCTTCAGGCTTTGGTCATGAATACATCTAACAAGCCAGCACAGACTGGAACATGCGTATTG GTGCTTCTGCTGTCCTTCTCTCTAATCCTGTTCCCAAACCTCAAGCCTTTCTCCGACACCAAGGTCAGCCAGGAAGACTTCAGTCCAGTCAGAA TCCAGTCACGGTCCCTGCAGAACCTAGAGGCTTCGCGAGTGCTGCATGTTACTGAGTCCCCATTTTCTGCTGAGGACGAATCAGAGCCTCTGCACAGGCATCTCCCCGGTGACAGGGGATTGGAAGATATTACCACCATGATGGGAGAGCTGCATGTGAACCAAGACCAGTCCAATTTGGAGCCCATGTCTCTAAACAGCAGTCAGGAGAAAGGAATGGGTCATTTTCATGTAGACCCAATTACTGGGCACATAGCGACTTTGACCTTGGATCCCCGGCGCTCTGCACGCTTGAGACCACATGCTGATGACatgtaa
- the rxfp3.2b gene encoding relaxin family peptide receptor 3.2b yields the protein MLICEQDNPAMHLNETGGQAMASEPCETQILQEDSFGNCSGGSTSNLSLHCWLQLLSKESIMEFQGDSSSLVVRMMIACVYSIVCALGLVGNSLALYLLHSRYREKQSSINCFVMGLAITDLQFVLTLPFWAVDTALDFRWPFGRVMCKIISSVTTMNMYASVYFLTAMSVARYYSISSAMKMHSRRAAATRAKWTSLGIWTVSLLATLPHAIYSTSFQVSDEELCLVRFPDSGTWDPQILLGLYQLQKVLLGFLIPLIIITVCYLLLVRFLLSRRIAGAGGPEVEQGRQMRRSKVTKSIVIVVLSFFLCWLPNQALTLWGVLIKFDLVPFSKAFYNAQAYAFPLTVCLAHTNSCLNPVLYCLIRREFRAGLKELLLHATPSFRSLTQLLRRKAKVAEAPPVLVLVQMDV from the coding sequence ATGTTAATATGTGAGCAGGATAATCCAGCCATGCATCTGAATGAGACTGGAGGTCAAGCGATGGCTTCAGAGCCATGTGAGACGCAGATACTACAGGAGGACAGCTTTGGAAACTGTAGCGGAGGCTCCACCAGCAACCTGTCTCTGCACTGCTGGCTGCAGCTCCTTTCTAAGGAATCTATCATGGAGTTTCAAGGAGATAGCTCCAGTCTGGTGGTGCGTATGATGATAGCTTGTGTCTACTCCATAGTGTGTGCATTGGGGCTGGTAGGAAACTCACTAGCTTTGTATCTGCTGCACTCACGTTACAGGGAGAAGCAATCATCAATCAACTGCTTTGTGATGGGACTGGCTATCACTGACCTGCAGTTTGTGCTGACGTTGCCGTTCTGGGCGGTGGACACAGCATTGGACTTTCGCTGGCCATTTGGCCGTGTGATGTGCAAAATCATCAGCTCTGTCACCACCATGAACATGTACGCCAGTGTATACTTCCTCACAGCCATGAGCGTGGCACGTTATTACTCTATCTCCTCTGCGATGAAGATGCACAGCCGGCGTGCTGCAGCCACCAGAGCAAAGTGGACGAGCCTGGGCATCTGGACTGTGTCTCTGCTTGCAACTTTGCCTCATGCCATTTACTCCACCAGCTTCCAAGTTTCAGATGAGGAGCTTTGCCTGGTGCGCTTTCCAGACTCAGGCACCTGGGATCCACAGATTCTTTTGGGTCTCTACCAGCTGCAGAAGGTCCTGCTGGGCTTCCTTATCCCTCTGATCATTATTACTGTCTGCTACCTGCTGCTTGTGCGCTTCCTCCTCAGCCGGCGCATCGCAGGTGCCGGGGGCCCAGAGGTCGAGCAGGGCCGTCAAATGCGTCGCTCTAAAGTGACCAAATCCATTGTGATCGTAGTTCTATCCTTCTTTCTGTGCTGGCTTCCTAACCAGGCGCTGACTCTGTGGGGAGTGCTCATAAAGTTTGACCTTGTGCCCTTCAGCAAGGCCTTCTACAACGCACAGGCCTATGCTTTCCCCCTGACTGTGTGTTTGGCACACACCAACAGCTGCCTGAACCCTGTGCTCTACTGCTTGATCCGCAGAGAGTTTCGTGCAGGTCTCAAGGAACTTCTCCTCCACGCCACGCCGTCATTCAGGAGCCTGACTCAGCTGCTGCGTCGCAAAGCCAAAGTGGCTGAGGCACCACCTGTTCTGGTGCTGGTCCAAATGGATGTCTGA